ATCCTCATAATTCTACGTACGTTTATTGAGTAAATAAGTCATCCATATTGATTATTCACAATAAACCTACTccactttattaaattaaaggaaACAAGGTTTTAATTTCTACCATTAACACAGTTTCGAACTTTGAAGTTCGAAATCAATAGCAAACAACgtcaaactatttataaaactcattttaaacGAACTCATTGCTAGGAACTAGTTGTTCCGTACTTAATTATTTGCTGGCACTCAATCGACATTCGATTGATTCAAATCAGTTTGATTGCACGCACCTCGTTAATCGAcccattaaaactatttttcctttttctttacaAACAGCCAGTAACAgtaaaggttatatttttattggttggTTAGAAtcgacataaaaacaaaattagaataAGTTTCCAAaggtacctatttaaaatagaatgcGATATGCTATCTAGAATGTCATCAACAACACATTTGTCACttttgtaaatacttaaatagtttttttaatgatgataatgaattCTATAATTACTTTACATGGACAAACGAACAAATTAGTTATAAGTTGAATGCAAATTGGCAGAAAATTTGAATCATTATACATTGGACAGGCGATAATAAATGGTCTTACAACTACACATTTTAAAAGgctaattacataataactttCCTTTATCACAAACATTAATCTTGACACAACAAAATGGCTGTTCAGAACATAATTTCTTACACCAAACTAAAAGCCTTGCTACGCATTCCTGGCGTGAAACGTACTCCAATAAgcgttaacaaaaaaataatgaattcgatttttttttaaacactccTCAATTTTTCTGAAACTCGTTTACCTTGAACTTTGGCATCGATTGCAATTCCTCGTACAACAACATATTTGAGGTGCCTTCTGAACTACTGTGACTATTATACGATACGACTTGTTACCTTGCATGCCACTTAAGAAAACAATGTGTGGGTAAAAAACTGTTAGCATACTTATGAATAATGCGGATTTGTTACGTTTGATAATGTTAGggttaaattttgaaatactcCTTTGTAGCatttcattgtaattaatttttcgttgtttcttttttaccaaCCATCTTGTATTGTCGTAATTAAAAAAGTGTCAAAAATTTAGCGCTTCAAAAAAACTGATAGTGATTAACggctgaaaagaaaaacaacgcTTTAGTCTTATGCTGCCGTGTCACCTTGAGTAGTTACGTAGCGAAGATTATCATTTGACCATCTTAAATTAGAGTTATGCTACCATTCGGAATCAGAACACATAAAAGTATTAAGGCCCATTTAGACGCTGCGAGAAACATCatgcaagttgcaatacattgtgcagCCCTGTAGCTCGAATATCTAACATGGTAAGtgatcgccagcaatgtatcaAAACTTGCATGGAAATTGTCGCATCGTCTAAATAGACCCTAACGCTTGTTCTTGAATCATATATTGTCTATAGGTCTCCTGGTGATCAAGCGACACAACATAAGGATATGGTGCCACGACTGCGACATGGCGCGTCTGCAGCGCGTGGTGTGGGAGGGGCACGGCGCTCGGCTGCTCAGCGAGGTCAGCAACCAGCCCGTCGTCAAGAAGTTCCTGGAGGCTGTGCCTTATATCATGGTtagtattcattaaatttactATATCTCTATAAACAAGTAAGTATTCTATTCTCCTTGTAATAGAGAAGCGACTCGGAAAGAATTTTCTATCAATGCCATCGTAGAAAATGCAGACGGAAGTAGATTAAGTATTAAGAATCAGTGTATTTGTGTTTGTGAGGCACGTGGAACAAAATTTTCTTAAGCTTGTTAAGAATACTCTACTGATTATTGAAATTCACGAATGGTAAACCAGTAAAAGATGTTACCATGATACACTACATAATGATTATTCGAGTAATAGATcgaaataaaacagaaaaaaaacggCCCAAAAATTTGATCCATGTCTACATCTTTCCATCATTTCAATCTATTGATCACAATATCGTGATTTTAGAAGCAGCCATCAATTTAAATACTCCTTTTGTCATTTTCAGAATACCATACGTGATATCCACACATCCGTGGTCCAAAACGATCTGGAAGGTCTGATGAAGCACTCGGGGGATCCCGTGCCTCCTCAAGCCCTGTCCAGCAGGGATGCTAACAACATGACTGTCATGCATAAGGTATGCAATATCTTATCTAATAAGCGTTAATATAAAGCTCATTTTTCTATAAAGCCGATGGTGGTATTGGCATGTTGCATCAAGTTGAATGAGTGAAAGTGTGAATAAAAATGCAAGGAGAAATTAATGGCATTAATAAAAAGTTGAGTTTGATAAACTGAATTCAATTAGTCAGACATGACTATACACTGGAAAGTGAACTGCAATGAGGCAATTGTTAACAAGCTCTTCTTTTATAGTCTCTGAATATatacaattacattttttttttctctcgtAAAAGCGGTAGTAACATCATTATCACAAAGAGGAGATAGGTACTAAAAGTATGTAGCATTTCACAATATACCTGAAAATAGTAGCATAACTCAATGGTGCCTCTAATGCTGCATCGGAACGAACAAGAGCTATAACcgcgctgattttcagcgacTCCTACGACCCTACGGGAATATAAAGCTATATTatcagttaatttaataaatatttataatcttattgttaatttatcaGGCCGCAGGTCTAGGCCATGGTGGTATCCTCAAATACATAGCAGAAAGGTATCCGCAAGGTATAAATGACGTGGACAACGATGGTCGCACCCCACTGCACTACGCGGCGGCCATGAGGGATGATCAGCATACTTACAACACGTTGGTCGGACTCGGAGCTGATGAGAGCATCGTCGACAACGTGAGTAACACACGAACCAGAAATCTTTACATAATCCCACACCGCAAAGAGTGAGAATTACtaaaacacatgatttactccacaaattttattcatattaaatttatatttttagaaaaataaaacaccagCTTATTACGTAAATAGACCTCAAGAGATAGACAAAAGCCTTTTCAAAACACTACCTGAAGCGCCGCGGACCCCGTCCAGTGCTTATCCAAACAATTGGGACTGGAAGTTATTAGACACCGAAGTTATTTCTGAACTCAATAAAAAGTCGAGAAGGAGGAACCATAAGGCATCTAATGAAAATATCTCGTCCAAAGATACCAACACTACCTCTGAAAGCACTGACAATCGTATTGGTGTGATGAAAGGCAGTAGCACGCATGAGCTCATTAATAGTTTGCCTGAATTAGATGACGCAAAACAAACTAAAGATGATATTGATAATCACACTGCAAATTTAGAAAGTAATAAGGTGAGCAATGCATGTTATTCTCACGGAatgttgttaaattaatttgcgttgctttttataaacatctgcatgaattcttattttatgtattttaggaATCGGAAGTAGATGAAGAAAATCACGatcaaaaagaagaagaaattgtTACTGAAGAAAATACTGCTGACAATGAAGAGGAGCATGATGCCAACGAAGTAACTGAAACTGAAGCAGACAACCCTGATGAAGAAAATCATGAAAATGCTAAAGATGTATCAGAAAATGGGGATGAGGTCGAGACTAAAGAAGGTAATGAAAATGATGAGGATGAGAAGAATGAAGAGACTACGGAAGTTGTCGATCATGAAGTTAAACATGCGGAAGAAGGAAATGAAGACGAGGAAGCTGCAGAAGACAAAAGCAGTGGTGAAAAGAACGTAGAAAGTGAACCAGAAACTAATAACCAAGGCGATGACACTAAGAACGATGAACCTGAAGAAACTTCCGCTAAAGAGAGAGATGATGAGGTGGAAAACGTTGACGATACAAAAGAAGCTAAAGAGGGTTCAGAAGATGAAGAAACAAGCGAAAAGAGTAGCGAGCATGAACAAGACtctaataatattgaaaatgaaaatgaacatGAATCCACGAAAAATAATGCTGATGCAAACGATAAAGAAACTGAAAATCACGAAACTgcaaatgaaacaaatgaagatGAAGAGGAATTAGGTGCAGCAACTAACGAAGGTAATACTAATGGTGGACACAGCgaagatgatgatgacgtaCAAGTGCAAGGAGAAACGCATTCTGAGTATAGCGACTCAAATCTAAAAAGCACTGCAGAACTATCTAACTTGGGAAGTGCCAAGAGAGGTAAAACCGAAATCTCTTCTGGCACTATACACGAAACAATCAAAATATAGTcctcataattttaataaattataagaggGTCCCTGacaagttcaatatttttgattattttgctAATTAAGGAAACGTGACCGACGGCCGAAGTACACAGGAAAGTCTTATAGAAGGTGTTGTGAATGGTGAACCCGAATTAGATTCGCAGGATGCTAGTATAGCACAGAGAGAGGGATCAGTGCACGGAGAAGTTCTCATTGTTGTAAGTATATTTCTAACTTGTACCGTCAAGTAAGACAAACGACCGACTAAAGAAggtaataagtaaattaattagttgATTGTGGTGTTCATTAGAGTAGAAGCATCATTGTAGCACTGTGTACTTCTCACAGACACCTCGTAACACCACTGTCATGAATTGATTTGCCAGCTTCTTAGTTATCTGTACTTTCTTACCAGTATCTATAATTAGTGAGCGTTAGTAGTTAAAAATCCAATATTTCAGTTCTTTATTAACTCATATACAAATTGCAATTTCACAGGACAATGAAATAGATCCGGAAGTTACAGATCTTATCAACAATGCAAACATGGAAATGTTGGCAACATTAGTTTTAAATGGTGAAGGTTCGAGACTCATAGGGAGGCATTCAAGAAATTCAGAACTACAAGCTTTCCTAGAAAATGTTCCGACATATATGGTAAATGCTcgtttcatacaaaaaaatacattttataatttcagaAAGTAATACATTTCCTTGTTtccagcaaaaaataaataaagttcatatAGCAGCACGAGAAGGAAATATAAGAGATCTCCAAGCTGCCCTAGACAGGCGAAAATTTGCAATAGCCCGGGATCCAATCTCACCGAACGGCGCTACTCCATTACATGTGGCAACAATATTTGGCAAaactaatatcattaaatatttaggcGGCCGGTTAgtacattcaaattaaaagcaTTGAACACGATGGGAAGAAAGACAGactaaatgaatttaattttcagaTTCCCTGAAACTCTATCGGCAGTGGATTTTGAAGGAAGGACAGCTTTACATTACGCAGCAGTCTTACCAGACAATGGCCATTATTACAATTTGCTACAACAACTCGGCGCAAACTCAAAAGATTTAGATGATGTAAGATTAAACAAACCCACATAAGATTGAAAATATTGATGACATTTcttgttttaaactttaacttttttctaGAATGGAAAGTCGGCTGAAGAATATCTAAAGAATCCATCTCTTCTGTCCTTTGATCAAATGTTATCAGAGTACGGTATAGACGAGGAGGCAGCACAGAGTATGTTCACCGATAAAGGTATGTAGCCCCAGAAGCAAGAATCGGTACCATGGCAAATAACAATGCGCACTATAAACGTTGaatttcacaatttttattacaataatgttttCCACATGTTTTAATTCGAGTATGTCTAGTGCCGGAGGACCAAGTCTCGTCTCGTCGAGTTTTGGATGCGCCTGAAGCTTTGGATACCTTAGATCGATGCTACCGACTTTTAGCATCAGCTAGACTGACTCGCACACCTTTATCAGCTTCTTCGAATAGAGCCACGCCACCTCTAGTACTGGCTAGATTTCTGAAAAAACCTATATTTGATATTCTCAAATACAGAGTCACAAAACTAGATCACGACCTCTTCGATGTAATTTGGCCAGCAGTGAAAAAGCTTCCAGATAGCAGAAATATCATTCAAACTGTAGAAGAAGATTTCCCTGGAGGAGTTACAGCACCGGATTACTACGTTTATGACGTATTTCACGAGTTTTTAATACCCCTTGTCAAAGATATTCACAACATTAACGTGAAGTCAGACTTGCCAATACATCCAAGATCGGATTTTGTTGCTACTTCATCTGCAAAATTATATTCAGAGCCACTTGTCGAACTGAATATTGATCCAAGCGATGAGTTCGTACTTTCAGGAGTAATAGAGTGTTCTAGAAATTTGGAGGGCTTCGAATTACCGCTAAACCTGAAGGTAGGAAAGTTAGAAACAATAGAAAGAGTCGTAACAACACTCCTGATGAAGGAAGatttttccaaatttaatgAAGATTCTACGTCTGAATCTGGTCAAAAAGGCGGGACCTATTACACAATGAATGAAGTTTTAGAAAAGCCTTCTGAAATTTGTGCTACTCTCGCGTCAAATGGTCTATTGATAGCACTTTGTGATAGAGATGAAATCGATGACTGCACAAGATTACACGGAAAGCATTGGCCTTACGGTCGCGGCGTTTTCTTAACTGATGACAAAACTTTAGCAGTATGGATAAACGTCCACGATCATGTTCGAGTGCTCGTATCTTCCTCACAAGATTCCCCTGCAGAAATTGGTTTACCATTCAGTAAGCTATCGTACATCATGACATATCTTCATGAAAAACTGGACTTTGTTTGGGATTCCAGACTCGGTTTCTTGTCGTCTAGGCCCACATTTTTAGGAGCTAGCATACGTTTTAGTCTTATAGTCAACTTTCCTGGATTATCAAAGGATCCTGATAACATGAAGCATTTATGCGCCATGAGGGGACTCCAGTATCGTGAAACTTTAAGCTCGGACATAGCCCGAATCAGCAACTATCAATGTTTAAGTATTACCGAAACTGCCTGTTTCAACGACTTTGCTACGGCGGCATCTAATTTACTTCACTTGGAAAAAGATTTGTCGATGCAAAACTCAGCGCATATCGCAACAATGTTAACCAATATATTCCGAAGAAAAAGAAGTAGCTTGACTGGCCAAGACAGTCCGGAAAagaaggaaaaattataaaatgaaataatagatGCTAATATTTTAGTCACTTTAACACAAGCGTTCACTtaacacaattaattttatcgaaTGTTGGAAAGATTGTAGGTACCAAACGAGTGCCTCTGTATGGTTGTAGCAGAGCAACACTTAGATACCTAAATACATCTGTAAAGTTTTAggtcagtaaatatttttggtaatatcCTTGTGAGGCGTGTTCGTGAGAGTCTTACACCAATGTGCAATCATTGCAAACGTCACGCTTGTACACAAACCGATACTAACAATGCTTTGGTGTTAACTGCACGCTCATCAACCATTCTTGTCTTTCCAACATTAGATATTTGTGACGTCGAAAATGTGTTGTCTTTGTATCTGTAATGTGCTTTTCTGCCACACAGCTTTACAGAGGGAGTTAAACAAATCTTAATAATTGACCAAAAACTTAGTTCACCAAAAATCTTTGATAATTATAAACTGTGACAAATTCAGACTATTTCTATATAACAGTCGATCGATAGTAATAGGTCATATCAATTATGTCCAGCGAGTGCTAATAGAAGCATTCTGTGCTGTTCCCACTACTACCACCACCAACTATTAACGTTTGCCCTCCCACTGCCCACCGGGTGTTCACGTCCGCGTAAAAATACACGTTTTGATATATTCTCACACCCCCTTGCCCCTTCCACGCAAACACGTCGAAGGCCGACATTGAATAATTGATCGGTTTCAGGCACAAGCCACGCCGATAATGGCCACATGGACATTCCCATCTTTCGGACCGACGAGGGCAGATACCTTGCTAAGTGTAAGCTTCTAcgagagtttaaaaaaatattttgttaaataacaatGGATATAGTGAATGAAAATAGAGACGTTTATATGGACAATGTGTTTACAGCTCTCGGCGATCCTTTGATCAAAGGTCTAACCGAGGTGGCTAACGTAAAGCCCAAAGATCCAGTTGCGTTTCTGGCAAGTTTTCTTCATAACTTTCCTGAACAAGAGAAAACAAATATAGGTACGCAGGTGAGCAAATATTCTACGTGTTTTGGACATTTTAGTTATATATCTGTGATTGTGTAACGAAAATAATTACCAGCCATTCAATATAATTCCAAGAAAAGTGTTGCAgctatttttgtcattttttcattcgtaaaagttttaaattcgaGTTAATTCAAAATTACTAAATTGGCGTTTACATTTAACCCCTCAAAATACTAATAACAACTCAAACAACAAATTAGCTTTGTAAGTATTGTGCAATTGTCGAAAATGTTAATTTCCACAAGCAGGGAGCAAACATGCCAGTTACTCA
The window above is part of the Trichoplusia ni isolate ovarian cell line Hi5 chromosome 11, tn1, whole genome shotgun sequence genome. Proteins encoded here:
- the LOC113498805 gene encoding uncharacterized protein LOC113498805 translates to MEGVKKWLTERNAKKNGMYVHYSPPKLVGVVSAAQLRQWARGGEESRLERAVLAGQGRRLLAEAEALSLSSHLPALVAKCDALHAAVEKGSLLELQEMLESDYNRRKYVMCRDEAGVGLLHKAVFYDFFDIAEYLVKNYPQLVHQKDSEGRTPLHYASVSRDSASLSALLEGAGAARGARDAAGRTPAHYRGPARELLALPDAMARDNKNAPGLLVIKRHNIRIWCHDCDMARLQRVVWEGHGARLLSEVSNQPVVKKFLEAVPYIMNTIRDIHTSVVQNDLEGLMKHSGDPVPPQALSSRDANNMTVMHKAAGLGHGGILKYIAERYPQGINDVDNDGRTPLHYAAAMRDDQHTYNTLVGLGADESIVDNKNKTPAYYVNRPQEIDKSLFKTLPEAPRTPSSAYPNNWDWKLLDTEVISELNKKSRRRNHKASNENISSKDTNTTSESTDNRIGVMKGSSTHELINSLPELDDAKQTKDDIDNHTANLESNKESEVDEENHDQKEEEIVTEENTADNEEEHDANEVTETEADNPDEENHENAKDVSENGDEVETKEGNENDEDEKNEETTEVVDHEVKHAEEGNEDEEAAEDKSSGEKNVESEPETNNQGDDTKNDEPEETSAKERDDEVENVDDTKEAKEGSEDEETSEKSSEHEQDSNNIENENEHESTKNNADANDKETENHETANETNEDEEELGAATNEGNTNGGHSEDDDDVQVQGETHSEYSDSNLKSTAELSNLGSAKRGKTEISSGTIHETIKIYVTDGRSTQESLIEGVVNGEPELDSQDASIAQREGSVHGEVLIVDNEIDPEVTDLINNANMEMLATLVLNGEGSRLIGRHSRNSELQAFLENVPTYMQKINKVHIAAREGNIRDLQAALDRRKFAIARDPISPNGATPLHVATIFGKTNIIKYLGGRFPETLSAVDFEGRTALHYAAVLPDNGHYYNLLQQLGANSKDLDDNGKSAEEYLKNPSLLSFDQMLSEYGIDEEAAQSMFTDKVPEDQVSSRRVLDAPEALDTLDRCYRLLASARHNGHMDIPIFRTDEGRYLAKSLGDPLIKGLTEVANVKPKDPVAFLASFLHNFPEQEKTNIGTQGANMPVTQAEEVVKEDQKLLAADPLKSIASNTVRNSRTATKTHRPIEVVTVDPQPVTSPDAPESAFTSATRDEHGQSMLHFAAARTHARNALFQLLQESDISLGFRDELYRTARDVSIQANVPENTVEIDKWVLHLAARGNTEKIMELLLEGYDHILDVVDEDGVSITDVIAQRGDSDMSSLLASIPAFEESRESLHAAVRRGDLAAIESSLSGEGARTLARCQNSFGRTALHVAVLAQHEEVVAYLAQNYPELLRVGDNLERTPLHYAMGVEKIESLSRVLIRAGSKRVLKDLKGRQPTYYFMNKSEILRLKEEEEVY